ACAGTTGACTGATCTCATCCAATCTGACAGCTTGAGAGGTCCTGCAAAACAGAACACGAAAAATCATGCAAAATTAAATTGACTGCCTAAAATAGATAGGCTTATCTGTTTTATGTTACCAGAATTACAACActtatatgtattatttatttattatataaggTCTACTGATTAATAATATAGATTCATAAAAGAGTAGATTTTCCTTTATGCGTTCGGCAGACACTTTTGTCCAATGCAGTCACATTGagctatacattttatcagtatgtgttccTGCGAATCGAACCAATTACCTTTGAACACGACAGAAGCTATTTTTAATATTGTCTGTAATTCAACCAAACTTTATTTAGGCAGGAAATAAGAGTATACGCAGCGTCGCGCTATGTCACTTGTGACCGCCTCTTGTGCGCACTGCACAACGCCTTCCACTCGTCCTCGTGTCTGAATTTTGATTGCTCCTCGTCTTCATTGTGGACCAAAGAAACATTGAAGGTTTGATCCAGCTGTTACTAAACCGAAAAAGAAGCACAGTGATCCAGTGCGTTTGGGGATCCAGCGCGTAACCAAGATGACCAAGCGCAAAGGAAAAATCAGCAACAAACAAGATGACAGTTTGGCACTCTTGGAGGCATCTGTAGCGCAACCGAGAGGAATTAAAGATAACGCGGTTCCTGCTGCTATTTTCTTGATTTTTATTGTCGGTGGATCAACAGCAGTGTGGTTCTGCAGTCAGCAACAACAAACCATCGACAGTTTATCGGAGACTGTCAATGCTATGCAGCTTAGGGTAACCAAGTTCCAACAGCAGTTGGGGTTTGGTAACGCACAGGTAGGCTTATTTGATGTGGTACTCTGTAATTATTTATGAATTGATCTAGATTTGACCACGATTGTGTTGCCTTAAAGttgaaataatttacattttcttaagcTTTACGCACATCATTGCGTGTGTCATATTTGGGCACTGCGCTTACGTGAGGGAATTTATAACATTTGGATATTGAAGTTGGATGCTGTTTTGGAAAACTTTAAATAGTTTCATTGAAAGCACGCCTCGTGTGTCCTTTGAATAGGCCATTTGCCGAAATGTGTCATGTGGCACATGGGCCATTAATAGTCTGCTGTGAGCAAGATCATGTTTCTTTTTTGCCAGGCAGGCTTGTTTAAAGGGCATTATGCAATGTGCATTATAACCAAAATGTATAGAGAAATATCTACACATAAGTTACTTCTTGATCTGAAGGATTGTTTGCCAAAAAGTCTGCATTCATAATCAGAGGGGAATTAATGAATAACACATTTACAATCCTCAGTTTTTATTCAATGGTAAAGAAAAAGCTTGAGCTGGCAAATGCTGTTATTAAAAAAGCAGTCTCCTTTGCCCTatacaaataaagcaaaaacatgttaggtttctttaaaataaggtatatcttatttattaaaaataaaaattatttggcACACATCTTAGTATGTAGTACTGATGCTGAGATGTCTACACATAAACAAATCTCAAATGTGATGAATAGCTTTAACAAAGGGATGTTTGTAGAGCTCCAGGGCCCGGTTTCACGGACGTGActttaagccaggactatgccttagttgaataaTTGAGTTAAGATATTTATATCGCTTTTATTAATATCCCtaagaagaatacattactggtctgcatcttgagacaaaacaatggcactcatatattttaagatatttcggGCAAGTTACATTCATTGAAGACAgctttaagccttgtctgtgaaaccgggcctagaAGTCTTGAGGTCCTGAAGTTAAAGGTTATTGGTTGTCATAGGTTAATCATATACACGTGTTGAGAGCACACGTGCTTTAAACCCAAAATACACTACATAAAGGAACTTTGTAATGGTTTTAGAAGGAAACAATTGATGATCGTAATGgcatttttaatggaaaccattgaAATTTGTAGGGTTTTTTTGTCAGCAGGtaatgatgaatgaatgaataaacttCACTCATTTTCAGTAATGTCGTCCCTGTATCTAGATCACCAATGTGGCTGTTTTCGAGGACCGTCTCCAGGCACTTGAAGACGCTTACATGAAAGAcgaaaaaaatgcagaaatcgCCTTGGCCGCCTCCGAAAAGATCCAATCTACGGATCTTCACAGTCAGGTGTGGTCTCTTCAGTCCGAGATGAATGCCAAACTTACTGAACTCCAACAGACGACCGTCTCCACAGCGACCTTGAATGGCGTGATCAAGAATAAGACCGAAGAGTTGGAGAAACTCAAGCAAAGGCTTAATTCGGTCCTCAGTGCTAACTCTGAAGTAGCGGTTGGCATTTCTGGCCTAACGGACACAGTTTTCGTCACTACATCGCGTCTCAATGAACAGATGTCTGCTGTGGAGGGTCTCGCCTCTCTGTTGGAGCAGCAGAGAACGGAGCTTACGAGCTTAAGAGAGTCTTTTGCCGACAACCAAAAGACTCTtgagagaaacagacaggaaGTCATTGACATCAAGTGAGTAAACATGGCTGGAGTtaccaaaataattttgttagCCTCTTTCAGGTCTGTTGCCATTTGGTTTTGTTGTAGGAGCTACTGATACCCCTTGTGTTGGTCTGTCTCTCAGGGATCTTTTGGAGATGGAACAAGCAAGAAGTTCACAAGCTTTGGAGGATCAGCTTATGTCTGTTCGCAGGAGTCTGGAGGACCATCAGAAGAGCACTCATAGCCTTCATTCCCACCTCGCTGCCCAGATTGAGATCATCCAGATCCAGGTATAGTACCGGTTCTACAAAGTAGACTGTCCAAAGTACAAAGTTTTGAAAGATCCTGATGCTTTCGTTCCTATATATTTCAGATGCTATCTCAAAGCCTACAACCTGCTTCTACAGAGGAAGTGATTGACGTAAAGGAGCAGCATGTAGCAGCTGAGGTGGAGGAGGTTACGATCAAGGGTGAAGAATTTATGGAAGAAGATAATCGGAGCGTAATTGAGGAAGAAGACATCGAAGGGGATGTTGTAGAAGATCATGTGACAATTGAGAAGGAAGAACCTGCTGAGGACGTTCAAGTACTTGAGGAAGCTGTTGAAGAGCAAGCTGAGGAGGATGAATCACCTGAGGTACATGTTGAGGAAGAAGTTGTTGCTGAAGAGAATGATCGAGCTGATGAGGTTCAGTTCattgaagatgatgaagaaaagCAAGGATTAACTGAACAGGAGGCAATACCTGAGGAGTTTGAGGTCAAGGAAGATGTTGTTGAGGACCTGGTGGTATCGGAGGAGAAAGAGATCGTCAATGAACATGAGGATGATATACCTGAGGATGTTCAAGTCAAGGATGGAGATGTTGACGAGGAGCAGGGTGAAAATGAGGAGGATGAAGCACCTGAGGAGGTTCAGGTTCATAGAGAAGAAGCTGAGGAGGAAACCGAAGAGGCTGTTGCCAAGGACTTGACAGTTGAGGAAGTAGAAAGCAAAATAAGTGAGGATGCGGCTCCCACGGACCATTCAGATGATCAACTGGTGGAAGATATCAAGGAAGAAGAGAGTCAGCAGAAAGCGCTTGAAGAAACTGGAGAGCAACTAGACTCTGAAGTA
This DNA window, taken from Triplophysa dalaica isolate WHDGS20190420 chromosome 6, ASM1584641v1, whole genome shotgun sequence, encodes the following:
- the zgc:66479 gene encoding uncharacterized protein zgc:66479; amino-acid sequence: MTKRKGKISNKQDDSLALLEASVAQPRGIKDNAVPAAIFLIFIVGGSTAVWFCSQQQQTIDSLSETVNAMQLRVTKFQQQLGFGNAQITNVAVFEDRLQALEDAYMKDEKNAEIALAASEKIQSTDLHSQVWSLQSEMNAKLTELQQTTVSTATLNGVIKNKTEELEKLKQRLNSVLSANSEVAVGISGLTDTVFVTTSRLNEQMSAVEGLASLLEQQRTELTSLRESFADNQKTLERNRQEVIDIKDLLEMEQARSSQALEDQLMSVRRSLEDHQKSTHSLHSHLAAQIEIIQIQMLSQSLQPASTEEVIDVKEQHVAAEVEEVTIKGEEFMEEDNRSVIEEEDIEGDVVEDHVTIEKEEPAEDVQVLEEAVEEQAEEDESPEVHVEEEVVAEENDRADEVQFIEDDEEKQGLTEQEAIPEEFEVKEDVVEDLVVSEEKEIVNEHEDDIPEDVQVKDGDVDEEQGENEEDEAPEEVQVHREEAEEETEEAVAKDLTVEEVESKISEDAAPTDHSDDQLVEDIKEEESQQKALEETGEQLDSEVEEPAVEFVEELNEQDFIQ